DNA sequence from the Selenomonas timonae genome:
TCATAGCCGTTGTCGACCATGGGGGATGGATAGACGGGGGTGAGCCAGAGCGCACCCGCGCCGAGATCCTTCAGATAGTCGAGCTTTTCGGTGATGCCGCGCAGATCGCCCGTGCCGTTTCCCGTCGTGTCATTGAAGCTCTTCGGGTAGATCTGGTAAACGGCGGTGTTCTGCCACCATTTTGTTGCTTTCATTGGTGTTGCCTTTCGTATATTGATGTGCTTGTATGCCTAGATGGAGGTTGTGCATCATGCGATGCTCCTAAGCAAACCCTAGTGGAGCAAGCGGGGAAAAGTGCGCGTTCTGCCCTCTGCGGATTTCTTTCGTTCAAGCGAAGCGCGTTTAAGAAGTCCGCAGGTATTTAGGCAGATAAGCGCACGACCGTTTGCGTAACTAAGCGTTTGCGTGGAGTTCGCACACGCACGATCAAATCACATTTAGAACGTCAGCACAAAGGTCTCGCCCGCTTTTGCATCCATACCCGTCGTCTTCTTCATAAGTGGGTACTCAGCGGAGTTCGTCACTGCCATGATGACCGTGTCCTGATAGCCCGCCGCATGAATCACATCGCGGTCGAACTTCACGAGCGGTGCACCCGCCTTTACGCGGTCACCCATCTTGACGAGGAGGTCGAAGCCCTTGCCTTCGAGTTTCACCGTGTCCACGCCGATGTGGATGAGGAGTTCCGCGCCGTTGTCCATACGGAGACCCACTGCATGACGGCTGTCCTCCATGACCATCGTGACCTCGGCGTCAGCAGGAGCGACAACGATGCCCTCGGTTGGCTCGACTGCAACGCCGTCGCCCATCATCTTCTGCGAGAACATCTCGTCCTTGACCTCGCTCATGTCGATTACATGACCCGTCGTGACTGCCGTGACGGCAAAGGATTTCTCCGTGCCGACCGCGACCTCGTTCACATCGGAGGCAGGAGCGCTCATGAGCGCCTCGAAGCGCTCGCGGATCTGCGGGACGGAGAGACCGACGATGACTTGGAATGCGTGACCGTTGCGGACAAGCCCGTGTGCGCCTGCCTCGGTGAATGCACCCGTCGGAGCGACGAGTTCGGGATCGTTGACCGTGACGCGCAGCCGCGTTGCGCAATTCGTCACGTCCTTGATGTTTGCCGCGCCGCCGAGACCGTCGAGGAAGGCGCGTGCCTTGACATCACGCTCATCGAGCTTCATGCCGGGAGCGGCAGCCGCAGCACCTGCAGCACCCGCCTGTTTTGCCTTGTAGTCCGCCTTGGTAAAGAGCTTGTCCTCCACATCGTCGTCCGTGCGTCCCGGTGTCTTGTAGTCCTTGAGCAGGATGACCCAGCGGAAGACGAAGAAGTAGATGGCGGTGAAGCAGAGACCGACGCCGATCTGCGTGAGGTATGTCGCATAGTGATACGGGAAGAGGGGAATCCAGTTCTGAACGAAGCAGTCGATGAGACCGCCGCCGAAGTTGCCCGAGAGTCCGATCGCATAGAGCGTTGCGGAGAGCGTTGCCGAGAGCAGTGCGTGCAGGAGATAGAGAAGCGGTGCGACAAAGAGGAAGGTAAACTCGATCGGCTCCGTGATGCCGCAGAGAACCGCCGTGATCGTCGCGGGGATGAGAAGGGCGGCAGTCTTCTTGCGCTTCTCAGGCTTCGCACACATGTAGATCGCGAGTGCCGCGCCGGGCAGACCAAAGACCTTGCCGCTGCCGTGGAGGGCGAAGCCGCCCTCGGGAAAGAGTTCGCGCAGGGACTGACCGCTGACCATGAAGTCATTGATGTGTCCGAGCCAGTATGCCTGGATGCCGCCGTCGACAACCGCAGGACCGAACATGAACGGGAGATAGATGAAGTGATGCAGACCTGCCGGCAGGAGCATTTTCTCCGAGAAGGTGTATGCCCAGACGCCGAGGATGCCGCTGGTCTTGAGGAAGAACTGGAACTGCTCGATGGCGTGCTGTACGGCCGGCCAGACAATGCAGAAGAGGAGCGCCATCGGAATCATGACGACGAAGCCGATTGCCACGACGAACGCGGGACCCTTGAAGATGCCGAGCCAGTCGGGGATGTTCGTGTCATAGAAGTGGTTGTGCAGGAACGCCGTGCAGCAGGCGATGAAGATCGCGCCGAGCATGCCCATGTCGAGCGTCTTGATGTTTGCGATCATCGCAAGGCCTGTGCCCGGCCCCGCCGGCTGGCTGTAGTCCACGCCGAATGCGCTGCCATGGAGCGTGAGGAACGCGGAGATGAAGTAGTTGAACAGCATATAGATGACGAATGATTCCATCGCACAGCGTGCAGGTTCTTTTTTCGCAAAGCCGATGGGAACGGCAATCGCGAAAAGAATGGGCATCTGCGCGAACACCGTCCACGCGCCCTGTTCGACGACAAACCAGAAATCATACCAGAGTGTGCCCTGTGCGGCGAGACTGCCGAGCAGTCCCTCGTTCTTGCAGACAATGGACACCGCCACCGTCAGACCGAAGAATGCAAACAGGATGACGGGCGTATACATCGCGCCGCCGAACCTCTGCATGTTCTGCATGATGACATCCTTACTGAGTGCCATGTGCGTTCCTCCTTAACCACTGAAAACTCCCAAATCCTAAATAACGGCGGGGAAGGTTCGTGCCTCCCGAGAATGAAACTGAAACTAATATGAAATCCACTGTCCCAAAGATAGCGCAAAAATGCCGCGAACGCAATAGGTTCGCGGCATTCGGGCAGAATGTACGGGGATGGTATCAAAGTACACAGGATGAAATTTGTTACACGGCGTCAATGTGTCAGAGATACCCCACGCGAACGCTTAGTTACGCAAACGGTCGTGTGCTCGTCCGCCTAAATACCTGCGGACTTCTTAAACGCGCTTCGCTTGAACGAAAGAAATCCGCAGGGGGCGGGTCGCACGCTTTGCTCCGTTTGCTCCACTAGGGTTCGCTTAGGGGGATCCTCCTCCACACTACTCCTCCCGCTCCTGCACATAGAGTCTGTAGTTCACATACCAGATCTCGAGGAGGAGGAAGTAGGCGAGCATGGACTTGAACTGCAGGCGCGCCTCGTTCTCGGGCAGTCCGAACTCGGCGGGCGTGACGTAGAGGTTTTCCGTCGAGCGGCTCGCGAGTGCGTTGTGCCACATCTGGGTGATCGAGAGGATGGGGACGCCCTTGAGGTTCAGCTTTTCGGCGAACTCCACGACGCGCTCAGATTCGCCCGAGAGCGAAACGAAGATGAAGAGATCGTCGGGACCCGCCGCCTGATAGACAGAGTAGAACTCCTCGCGCCCCGCAATCTCGTAGATGAAGATATTGTCGTAGACAAAGAGTCGTTTCATCTCCTGCATGACATTCGTCTGCACATAGCCCGAGGCATAGGCAAAGACGCGGTGCGCCTCGCGGATGAGGCGGCTCGCCCCCGTGTAGTCACGCCGCATGAGCTCGCGCCATGTCTGGTCGTAGAAGCTGCCGAGCGCGGCTCTCACATCGTGCGCGGGCATGGCACTCTCCGAGCTCTCCATGCGCATGATCGCCTTCATCTCGCCGAAACCGTCGAAGCCGAGCTTCTGCGCGAAGCGCACGACGGACGCGCTTGAGACGGCGCACGCGCGCGCCAGCTCGTGAATGGAGGCACGGCTCGCCGCTGTGCGGTTGCCCTCGATATAGCGCCAGATGCAGCGATCCGCCTCGCTGAGCTCGCGCAGATGTGCGTTGATTCGTTCCGTGAGCATGATCTTCCCCTCCGACCTTTTTTCCCTATTATAGCACATATTCGGAGGATTGAAATGCGTCGCACATAACAGGAAAAAACCTCTTCATGTCGAATGAATCGGCAAGGAGGGGATTTTATGTCAAACGTCAGATATCGTTGGGCATCGCTTGGCTGCGGTGTAATTGGGCATCAGCTCGCAGAGGCGCTCCAAAAGCTCGGGGGCGGGCTGTACGCCGTGGGCAATCGGACGCACGCGAAGGCGGTGGAATTTGCCGCGCAGTACGGCATTCCGAAGGTGTATGAGCGGATGGAGGCCGTGTTCGCGGATGAGGATGTGGACATCATCTACATCTCGACGCCGCACAATACGCATATCGACTATCTGATCCCCGCGCTCTCTGCGGGCAAGCACGTCCTCTGCGAGAAGTCCATCACGCTGAATGCGGAGGAACTGGGGCGTGCAGTCGCCTGTGCGCGCGAGCACGGCGTTGTACTCGCGGAGGCGATGACGATCTATCATATGCCGATCTATCGGCGTCTGCGCGAGATCATCGCGGGCGGTTCGCTCGGGCCGCTGCGCATGATACAGATGAACTTCGGCAGCTTCAAAGAATACGATATGAAGAATCGCTTCTTCAGCCGCAGCCTTGCGGGCGGAGCGCTGCTCGACATCGGTGTGTACGCGCTCTCCTTCGTCCGATACTTCCTCTCGTCACAGCCGACGGAGGTGCTCTCTCAGGTGAAGTTTGCGCCGACGGGTGTCGATGAGCAGGCATCCATCCTACTGAAAAATAAAGAAGAGGAGATGGCGGCGATCACGCTCTCCCTGCATGCCAAGCAACCCAAGCGCGGGACGATTGCGTTTGAAAACGGCTATGTGGAGATGTTCGAGTACCCGCGTGGGGAGAGTGCACGCATCACATGGACGGTGGACGGGCGCACGGAGGAGATCAGTGAGGGCAGCACGGCAGATGCACTCGTCTATGAGGTACGCGATATGGAGGCGGCGGTCGCGGGCGAGCACGACGATATGCAGCTCGGCTATACAATCGACGTGATGGATCTGATGACGGAGATTCGCCAGTCGTGGGGCATGAAATATCCCGAGGAGGAGTAGAGGGGGAGGGCAGAGAGTCGTTGTTGGGCATATGCGTCCGATGACGGCTCTTTTTGCAGGCGTCTTTTGATTGCGGGGAAAATGATTCTTTGTTATAATGAAAGCGTTGTATACAAAGAAAAGGTGACGAGATGATACGGCTGATTTTTTCGGATATGGACGGGACGCTGCTCGATGAAAACGGAAAGCTGCCCGCAGGCTTCGGCGCCATGTATGAGCGGCTGAAGGAGCGCGGCATCCGCTTTGCGCCAGCGTCGGGTCGGCAATACGCCTCCCTCATGCAGACCTTTGCCGCATGGCGGGATGAGCTGATCTTCGTGGCGGAGAATGGAACGATGGTGATGGAGCATGACCGCGAGCTCTTCTCGAGCCCCGTGGATCGCGCGCTTGCGCTCGATGTCATGCGTACGGGTGAGCAGATCGGGGGCGTGCGCTCCGTGCTCTGTGGGAAGAAGCAGGGCTATCTCCACAGTGCCGATGATGCGCCGGAGTTTCGCGCGGAGCTGGCGAAATATGTGTCGCAGTCGGCGGTGGTGGAGGACTTTGCCTCTGTGGACGATCTGCCGATCAAGATGTCGTTCTGTGATTTCACGGGGCATGCGCAGGAGAAGATTCTTCCCGTCATGCAGGCATACGCGGATCGACTGCAGGTCTCGCTCTCGAGTACAGAGTGGGTCGATCTCTACAATCTCGGCGTGAGCAAGGGCGTCGCCGCGCGGCAGATTCAGGCGCGCCTCGGCATTGCGCCCGATGAGTGCGCCGCGTTCGGTGACTATGAGAACGATCTCGATCTGATGGATGCGGTGACGCACAGCTTTGCGATGGAGAACGCCATTCCCGCGGTGAAGGAACGCGCGCGTCACATGGCGCCGAGCAACAGTGCAGACGGTGTGATGGCGGTC
Encoded proteins:
- a CDS encoding alpha-glucoside-specific PTS transporter subunit IIBC, yielding MALSKDVIMQNMQRFGGAMYTPVILFAFFGLTVAVSIVCKNEGLLGSLAAQGTLWYDFWFVVEQGAWTVFAQMPILFAIAVPIGFAKKEPARCAMESFVIYMLFNYFISAFLTLHGSAFGVDYSQPAGPGTGLAMIANIKTLDMGMLGAIFIACCTAFLHNHFYDTNIPDWLGIFKGPAFVVAIGFVVMIPMALLFCIVWPAVQHAIEQFQFFLKTSGILGVWAYTFSEKMLLPAGLHHFIYLPFMFGPAVVDGGIQAYWLGHINDFMVSGQSLRELFPEGGFALHGSGKVFGLPGAALAIYMCAKPEKRKKTAALLIPATITAVLCGITEPIEFTFLFVAPLLYLLHALLSATLSATLYAIGLSGNFGGGLIDCFVQNWIPLFPYHYATYLTQIGVGLCFTAIYFFVFRWVILLKDYKTPGRTDDDVEDKLFTKADYKAKQAGAAGAAAAAPGMKLDERDVKARAFLDGLGGAANIKDVTNCATRLRVTVNDPELVAPTGAFTEAGAHGLVRNGHAFQVIVGLSVPQIRERFEALMSAPASDVNEVAVGTEKSFAVTAVTTGHVIDMSEVKDEMFSQKMMGDGVAVEPTEGIVVAPADAEVTMVMEDSRHAVGLRMDNGAELLIHIGVDTVKLEGKGFDLLVKMGDRVKAGAPLVKFDRDVIHAAGYQDTVIMAVTNSAEYPLMKKTTGMDAKAGETFVLTF
- a CDS encoding HAD family hydrolase, with translation MIRLIFSDMDGTLLDENGKLPAGFGAMYERLKERGIRFAPASGRQYASLMQTFAAWRDELIFVAENGTMVMEHDRELFSSPVDRALALDVMRTGEQIGGVRSVLCGKKQGYLHSADDAPEFRAELAKYVSQSAVVEDFASVDDLPIKMSFCDFTGHAQEKILPVMQAYADRLQVSLSSTEWVDLYNLGVSKGVAARQIQARLGIAPDECAAFGDYENDLDLMDAVTHSFAMENAIPAVKERARHMAPSNSADGVMAVCERILAGEFD
- a CDS encoding Gfo/Idh/MocA family protein codes for the protein MSNVRYRWASLGCGVIGHQLAEALQKLGGGLYAVGNRTHAKAVEFAAQYGIPKVYERMEAVFADEDVDIIYISTPHNTHIDYLIPALSAGKHVLCEKSITLNAEELGRAVACAREHGVVLAEAMTIYHMPIYRRLREIIAGGSLGPLRMIQMNFGSFKEYDMKNRFFSRSLAGGALLDIGVYALSFVRYFLSSQPTEVLSQVKFAPTGVDEQASILLKNKEEEMAAITLSLHAKQPKRGTIAFENGYVEMFEYPRGESARITWTVDGRTEEISEGSTADALVYEVRDMEAAVAGEHDDMQLGYTIDVMDLMTEIRQSWGMKYPEEE
- a CDS encoding MurR/RpiR family transcriptional regulator, whose product is MMLTERINAHLRELSEADRCIWRYIEGNRTAASRASIHELARACAVSSASVVRFAQKLGFDGFGEMKAIMRMESSESAMPAHDVRAALGSFYDQTWRELMRRDYTGASRLIREAHRVFAYASGYVQTNVMQEMKRLFVYDNIFIYEIAGREEFYSVYQAAGPDDLFIFVSLSGESERVVEFAEKLNLKGVPILSITQMWHNALASRSTENLYVTPAEFGLPENEARLQFKSMLAYFLLLEIWYVNYRLYVQEREE